The Plectropomus leopardus isolate mb chromosome 7, YSFRI_Pleo_2.0, whole genome shotgun sequence genome window below encodes:
- the LOC121945818 gene encoding zinc finger protein 436 gives MKMKSAKKKSNKAQRGEKKRDVDRVKAENGAELDGDGVHSNGGGLNIRIKEEPDAQEISEEHSGGSLSCSDTKPDTLALRSDVDHQHMKEECDSEHQPDCDFSEDAVKEESEEWIKEERDSKEEVTDNIQEDYGEEEELCTESSPDFYPCPHCTVSFTDLDFLEKHVKWVHQKQYLAKLKNCLSSRTLNLIPKHSCTVCSSTFNSKVHLRLHVREAHPSAPPRRLHPCPTCARSFQYLKNLKNHCQRWHNMSVSTRGGHLSCADCGKSFKATWGQGPHLCHEPHNTESEDKPICLDTGVQCPECGKKMGTPQSLEDHMRTHTGDRPFVCKDCGRRFVERSGWRQHMKIHTGEKPYKCQVCGKAFLRSHHLKCHLTTHSGKKEYSCSECGKEFGFKSSLDLHVRTHSSERPFHCNVCGKNFNTQRNLRVHSKLHTSEKAHQCGDCGLKIGDLGALKIHLRTHTGERPYHCTVCGNRFIRLAHLRNHQRTHTGERPYKCNECDKSFTQSGDLVKHKRIHSGEKPFECPDCHNRYTSSGDLGKHRRSHTNLRPYTCQECGKSFRLSGHLKTHMLTHTGEKPYSCPNCLRRFARSHHLSGHVAKCR, from the exons ATGAAGATGAAATCTGCCAAGAAGAAGTCAAACAAAgcgcagagaggagagaaaaaacgCGATGTGGACAGAGTTAAAGCTGAAAACGGAGCAGAGTTGGACGGTGATGGAGTCCACAGTAACGGAGGAGGTCTCAACATCCGAATCAAGGAGGAACCAGATGCACAGGAGATTAGTGAGGAGCACAGTGGAGGCTCATTAAGCTGTTCAGACACTAAACCGGACACTTTGGCTCTCAGGTCAGATGTTGATCACCAACACATGAAGGAGGAGTGTGACTCTGAGCATCAGCCTGATTGTGATTTCTCTGAAGATGCTGTTAAAGAGGAGTCTGAGGAGTGGAttaaagaggagagagacagtAAAGAGGAGGTGACAGACAACATTCAGGAAGAttatggagaggaggaggagctctgCACAG AGTCGTCTCCTGACTTCTATCCATGTCCTCACTGCACTGTCTCCTTCACTGACTTGGACTTCTTGGAGAAGCATGTCAAGTGGGTCCATCAGAAACAGTATCTCGCCAAGCTAAAAAATTGCCTCTCAAGCCGAACACTAAACCTCATCCCTAAACACAGCTGCACTGTCTGCAGCAGCACCTTTAACTCTAAAGTTCACCTCAGGCTCCATGTGCGTGAAGCCCACCCCTCTGCTCCTCCCCGCAGACTTCACCCGTGTCCAACATGTGCACGCAGCTTCCAGTACCTAAAGAATCTGAAGAATCACTGTCAGCGCTGGCACAACATGTCCGTGTCTACCAGAGGGGGACATCTCAGCTGCGCAGACTGTGGGAAGAGTTTCAAAGCTACCTGGGGTCAAGGGCCACATTTGTGTCATGAACCGCACAACACAGAATCTGAGGATAAGCCCATCTGTCTGGACACCGGTGTGCAGTGTCCAGAGTGTGGCAAGAAGATGGGCACACCTCAGAGCCTGGAGGatcacatgcgcacacacacaggcgacCGGCCGTTTGTCTGCAAGGATTGTGGCAGGAGGTTTGTGGAGCGCAGCGGTTGGCGGCAACACATGAAAATACACACGGGGGAGAAGCCATACAAATGTCAGGTGTGCGGGAAGGCCTTTTTAAGATCACACCACCTCAAGTGCCACTTAACCACACACTCGGGCAAGAAGGAATATTCTTGCTCTGAATGTGGAAAGGAGTTTGGGTTCAAGTCAAGTCTGGATCTCCACGTGAGGACGCACTCAAGCGAGAGACCCTTCCACTGCAACGTGTGCGGGAAGAACTTTAACACCCAGAGAAACCTGAGGGTTCACTCCAAACTTCACACCAGTGAGAAAGCTCACCAGTGTGGGGACTGTGGTCTGAAGATCGGAGATCTCGGGGCCTTGAAAATACACCTGCGGACACACACTGGAGAACGGCCTTACCACTGCACAGTCTGCGGCAACAGGTTCATTCGTCTTGCACATTTACGAAACCACCAACGCACCCACACTGGTGAGAGACCCTACAAATGCAATGAATGTGACAAGAGTTTCACTCAGTCAGGCGACCTGGTGAAGCATAAGAGGATACACTCTGGGGAAAAGCCCTTTGAATGTCCAGACTGCCACAATCGTTACACCTCCTCTGGTGATCTGGGCAAGCACAGGAGGAGCCACACTAACCTGCGTCCATACACATGTCAagaatgtggaaaaagctttcgCTTGTCAGGCCACTTGAAAACACACATGTTAActcacacaggtgagaagccaTATTCCTGCCCCAACTGCCTCCGCAGGTTTGCCCGCTCGCACCATCTTTCTGGGCACGTGGCTAAATGTCGCTGA